Below is a genomic region from Medicago truncatula cultivar Jemalong A17 chromosome 3, MtrunA17r5.0-ANR, whole genome shotgun sequence.
ataaagagAATTCAATTGAAgcatttgaatttaataaaattttcaattacatTGCCCAATTAAGAGTTGAtcattttgacaatttttttgctCATTTTGTTTGTCTTAATTTTCAGGCATAAGGGTTACAAATGAAGGGTGTTGTGGAATAGGAAGAAACAATGGTCAAATTACATGTTTGCCCCTTCAAACCCCATGTAGTAATAGGAATGAGTACCTATTTTGGGATGCATTTCACCCAACTGAGGTTGGCAACACTATAATTGGTAGGAGAGCTTACAATGCTCAATCTGAATCAGATGCTTATCCTATTGACATCAATCGCTTAGCTCAAATATGATGATGAAACTTTAATTGTGGTATTAAGGTTATTGtgtaacttcttttttttggttggtATTGTTTGTTGTGGGACTTTACTAGTGTTGTGATGAGTTGTTTATGCCAAAGGTGTAcaagagttttttatttttaattttttggtggtgtaaaGGTGTGCAAGAGTCTTAAGtgtaatttttcataaattttgttaaGATTTTATTGTTGATGGTATAAATATAATGGTACTTATTGGTGGATGAAATTTTCAtccaaatttaattaaattagaagGAATTATTTGctcttatactttttttttcaactaaCTTATTGACTATAAATTCATCTCTTAAAGATCAATAAATAAGGTGTATGAAGTTCAAATCTCTCaacctttatatatattatgcaatatccctaccaactgagttaagcttgCAGAGACTTTGCTCTTACACTTATGttgaaagaaaatgttaaaaatttataaaaaaagtatttctcTAACATGTGCCGACACATtaatttcttccttttttctcttttactgATGGAAGGCTACACTCAAGAAAATGACCCATTATCGTatacatcatttaaaaaaaaatatttacggAAAAATTAGCTTATTTCTTTACATCAGCAATATTGGTGGTGTCAATGTGTCATTGATGGTTTTCAGAAATATACTTTGACTAGGGAAGAATATCAGCAATATAGAAATATACTTTGACTGGTCCAATTTGCATGATTTAATTCAACAAGGTCTCGTGAGTGTAGTATCCATGCATCACTTTCTTTTGAACTTTCCTTGGACTACTCTTGCTTAGCTTagatcattttaatataattttgtctTTTCATAAAGAAAGGAGTAAAATTTGGGAATGGTCTGAAAATTGTGTAACCAGATTAGTGAGCCTGATGTTAGGATTGAGATCAAAGCAAGGGGAGGTCACCATGACTTTGGTTAAAAATAGtattcaaaaatagtttttcctTTTCATCTTTGTCTAAATTTGAAGATGGATGCATGCGAGTAGACATGATTTTTGCTTCGatcattttgtatttttgagAAGATCTTTGATGTATATTTCTTGATAGATAAAGATACCATTCTCatattgtttgatttgtaatcctagaaaaaaaaaaagttgttcttCCAttatactcatttcaaattcactttgtataaagtttgaaaattcttcaaacaTTTTCTCAATTATGGCTCCAAAatgatatcatcaacaacatatacttgcataattaataaattatttttatataatttacgGAAAAGTGTAGCctcattttttccttttgataaactattttttattaagaatgTACTAAATCGCTCATACTAGGCTCTTGGCGCCTGTTAGAGTTCATAAAGAGTTTTGATTAACTTtaaaacatgatttggttttttcACATCTTCAAAACTTGGAGGTTGATGTACATACACATCATCATTCAAATAATCCCTTCAAAACGCATTTTTTTACGTCCATTTGAAACAGTTAAAACATTTATGAGATTTTCATGGCTTCCAATGGAGCTACGAGTGAATAGGTTTCATTATAActaatgccttcttgttgattaTATCCTTGTGTAACTAATTTGACTTTGTAACAAATTACTTCACTATCTTCGTGTATTTTATTTCTGAAGACCCATGTGGTGTGAATAATAGACCGACTTTGAGGAGTCGGTACGAGTGTGCATATTCATTTATCTCAAACTGTGATAGTTCTTCTTTCATGGCTTCTGCCCATAAGTTGTCAACAATTTCTTCCTTTATgaactttgattttatttgtgaTATCATAGCCATATCATTATTCTAGAAGGATTATTTTGTTCTAACTCCATCTTTTGTTTCTCCAATTATTTGATCTTATGGATGATAATCGACTATTATTGATGATCTTGGAGAAGTTTGGATATAATCTTCGTTTGGAGAATTTTGAAGACAATTATCATATTCcttgtttgattcattttggatttcttcttccttttcatcaatgacttttttgttttgatttagaGTTGGACTGTCATTATATTCCTTtctgtgttatttttcttttgaggtATCTTTAAAAATGAGAATGTCACTTTAGATTAGGGCAATTGATTCTTTTCCCTTCAACTTCCAATTTTTAGATAGAAGTTCTTTCATAAATTTTACGTAAGCAGACATCTAATCAAAAACATCACCCAATGATATGTTGATTTCCAAGTAAGTGAGTAATTCCTTGAAATTTGAATCATCCTTTCTAGAGTCTATAATTTATTTCAGAAGTTACAACAAGTAAAAGTGCATATATTCACACAAAAGtttgaaacacacaaaaactgAACTAACATTACACCTTCCCTCCTTTGGGATCTTTACACAACAGCACACGACAAATCCCATTTATTCACATTATTATAACTAAGCAAGAAATTGAAGCGAGGGACCAACtagtaagaaaagaaaaattcacaAACACAAACTTAATAATCAAAAACAAGACGAGTACACGTGTGGCGAGAGTCTAGGTTTAGGGTGCACCGATAATGGCACAGCTCGTTGAAGTGTCAACCCATAACCTTCATCCATGTTCATTTTTCCAGCATTGAGTCCATTTTCAAGTTCCCAATCAAATGAATGGGCTAGTGTAGCTGTTAGAAGTTGGACCATACGAAGCCCTAGACTCATCCCAGGACATATTCTACGTCCAGCACCAAAAGGtataacttcaaaatcatttccCTTAACATCAACATCACACTTCTCACCACCTGGTAAGAACCTTTCAGGTTTGAACTCTAATGGATCAACCCATTCTTTTGGGTCTCGAGCGATGGCCCATACATTGACCAAAAGAGTTGAACCCTTTGGAATGTGGTACCCAAAAATCTCACAACTTTCAGATGCAATTCGCGGGAGGGAAAGAGGTGTTGATGGATGCAAGCGGAATGTTTCTTTTATCACTGCTTGTAGGTAAGGTAGGTTAGGTATGTCGTCTTCTTTCACGTTCCTATCTCGACCCACAACATTGTCCAATTCTTGTTGAACTTGAGCTAAGATTCTTGGGTTTCGAATTAATTCTGCAATGGCCCATTCTGTGGTGCTTGACGATGTGTCTGTCCCAGCTGCAAACATGTTCtatacaaaaaaccaaagctATAAGTATATTTTCTAAAACGTAGAGGAAAGCTATAAGTATATTTTGCCAATGTGAAAGAGgtatatttgaattaaaatttgcaaactTGAAATTCAACAAACATCAGTAATTACAAACTTAAGTTTGGTAAAGATTGTATTTGTTTTAACATGGTTTATATTTAGtctttatttttctctaaaacaTAGGTTCGAGAAAATTAATTTGCTTTGTTGATACGAAACAGACTCATGCAAAATTGTAATTTGCAAGTAAAACCTCTCCAACTAACAAGTgaaaaaaagagaggaaaaaagcaaaagcaacaaGTTGTAAATCgaaacatttaatattaaatagttataaaattagtttgtttaattttatctatGAGATTTAACTCAGAAGTAAAGAGTTTAATTTTATAATCATTAGTGTtacttaattaataataattttccgGCTTACCTATATTTTCTATACTAAGAATGTCTGTTTGTTTTGAGTCTAAAGTaaacaaaacaaagtaaaattcCATTGCCCAATTCATCTTTTACCACATTTTAACTTTGATAAATTAGGTCtaaatataaagtaaaatataatttttaagaaatcaatcaatataatattttaaatcgAAAAATGCATGAACATGTACTATTTTGACAAGACCAAACAATTAGTCGTACAAACGTGTTTACCTGTTTGTCATATATAGACTTCAAGATGAATATGACTGACAGTTaagtttgaacaaaaaaaaaaggtttctcTACATGAATTGAGCTGGGAGTTTAGAGCAGGTTTTAGCATAATGTTTAGGCGCACACAATACGagatatatatttctaaaaaaatgtcttttatttGCGTGTTTAAACTCTATACATTTGATTTTGTGATTATAGAAGAGTAGGTAACTTACCAAAAGTAGTGCTTTGATTTCAATATAAGTGAGTTTGTTTCCATCAACATCTGTTTCCTCTTTAAGTAACAACAAAGTACTCAACAAATCCTTATGTTTCTCactcttaaaatttgaattttcacGTTCATCAATAATGTTCGTTAAAAATGCATCAAACTTCTTGTGTAATTTCTTCATTTTAGCTTGAACTCCTTGAAGGTCTAGCCATTCCAATGATGGAATAAAATCACTTATATTGAAAACTCCAGCTAACACCATCAATTCAAGAACCATTTCCTTGAACTCATCAGCTTTAGGGTCACAACCACCATTGCCATCATTGAATACTCTTCTTCCTAACATAACCCTAGCAAGTGCATTGGTGGTACATACATTCAATAGTTGTCCCAAGTTCACAGCTTTTGTGTCTGAATAATTACTTGCCAAATTGCTTGTCAATCTTGCTACCTCTTCCTGAAAAGTGTAATTGATTAGGTACAATTGACTCCTAAATCCGTAGGAGTTTAAATCGTATTTAAAATAACCGAgatgaataaaaaaagagatgaaattaaagaaaaaactatatCAAAATTTTTCACTTATAAGCGATGataatatatattctttaacATCAATAATTTAAAGTCAAACTATAACTAAAacttaatgtaaaaaaaaaccacatacACACCTAAGTAGtttaatttacaatttttaagtCTATGTATTGAGTTGTTTTgtgttaaaatattaaattaattcatCGGGTTGACGCAACTATGTATCCCATTTTCTTATGGTTTTATCTTCTCTTTGAAAGACTttctaatataatatttaatccaaGAAAAGTCTTTTACCCTTTTTATCCAAGAAAAGTTCAGCTTTGTCCTAATCACATTAGCATGAATGGATGAGTGGATCCCACTTATAAAagattttttcttctctttgagACTTTCTAATGGTTCTTTATTACGATCCCATCACttggtgatttttctttttagtgGAGAATTTTTCAACCGAAAAAGAatacatatttataaaaatatattaaaaataaatcgatatttatacaaatattttgaatataaattcaaaatatatattaactaatgtttttattttttgtaagttGATTGAATATATACGTAAGATATTTTATATGGAAGTGTAATactaaagaatatatatatatttttaaagaaatactaGAGAATATATATTAACTAAAGAATACgtaagaatatatatattaacgaAATCGCTTATAGATTTGCTAAGGTGGCTTCGCGTATGCTagttttcatattcatattaggatttcatcttgtatctctactattattataaatgaaatgcaataaatttttttttgtaaaaaaaaaactattttttgagtaaaatatttttgttttcgcTTATAATTTTTGTGTGCAATACTTATACTAGCAATACTATAAAAAGTTTCCGTGAGCGTTAGCTCAGTTAACAGGGACAATGAATTGTTATATTCAGATGTTGAGGTTTGAACCTCAGACACCTTATTTATTCACCTCATAATGTGAATTCTAACTACTATGTTACtcgactaaaaaaaattaatactctaaaattattttttaaaatcatgtaTACATTCTTCAATATATATCTTGTCCCCAACCCTTCGAGGAGGAAGTATCTAGCTAACTTAGTTTATGGTTTACCGGCAATTATACCTATGGATCAAATAAAGTGGTTGACCTTCATGTTAACAAATCCTAATTAAGgcaagaaaaataatatcaaagtgtGGGGTTTTTTCAGGTTACGAATTTTAATCCTTCGAACTAATTATCACTGATAATTTAATATGAACAGATCCCTTGGAGTTTCTGTGCAGTACAAGAAAAACAGCCAAGCACCCTATTTCTCATTCTTCTATTAAAAAAgtcaatatttaaaataataataaagcacatgtctttcaaataaaaaaccatAGATAAATTATACTCAAGTCAATATAAGCAAAACTTGTTCATGACTAAAAACACATACTAGCTCCTTGAAGATGCAAAACAGCAGTTTGTATTTTCAGAAAAATGTgaatactatatttttaatttaattttctcgGAAGATttttcactactagaaaaagaaaaatcagcgagggaaattagtgacggaaaaaatgaaatttctcaCAGATtctttggtcgcaaaatttagtgacggaattagagagggatttcacattttccctcacaaaatttccctcactaatttttgattttttagtaGTGTTTATTCTCTTAGATAAAATTCAAATGAGTATTAATTTTCAGGTTACAAAATGATGTGACTCTCGTATAAATGACATTGATAGTGCAACTTAtgttgaaattgagaaaatgatattaattaacTAACCTGACGCAAGTGTTTGAATT
It encodes:
- the LOC25488708 gene encoding flavonoid 3'-monooxygenase, producing MSLWFIAIASFTLCILIYRFMKFAKRSSSLPLPPGPKPWPIIGNMPHLGPAPHQSIAALAKIHGPLMHLKLGFVDVIVAASGSVAEQFLKVHDANFSSRPPNTGAKYIAYNYQDLVFAPYGPRWRMLRKISSVHLFSNKVMEEFKHLRQEEVARLTSNLASNYSDTKAVNLGQLLNVCTTNALARVMLGRRVFNDGNGGCDPKADEFKEMVLELMVLAGVFNISDFIPSLEWLDLQGVQAKMKKLHKKFDAFLTNIIDERENSNFKSEKHKDLLSTLLLLKEETDVDGNKLTYIEIKALLLNMFAAGTDTSSSTTEWAIAELIRNPRILAQVQQELDNVVGRDRNVKEDDIPNLPYLQAVIKETFRLHPSTPLSLPRIASESCEIFGYHIPKGSTLLVNVWAIARDPKEWVDPLEFKPERFLPGGEKCDVDVKGNDFEVIPFGAGRRICPGMSLGLRMVQLLTATLAHSFDWELENGLNAGKMNMDEGYGLTLQRAVPLSVHPKPRLSPHVYSSCF